In Halalkalibaculum roseum, a single window of DNA contains:
- a CDS encoding WD40/YVTN/BNR-like repeat-containing protein, producing MRNLLYLFLLSILSLLTCLTTPDFSPAQSSSLGDVAIDTTLFRDMEFRTVGPTRGGRVTAVEGHRAHPHKFYMGAAGGSGVWKTEDYGQSWTNISDGHGFASTSIGAIEVADSDTSIIYVGTGTDGIRANVTTGKGMYKSTDAGESWTYLGLEDAGQIGAVEVHPENPDRVYVAALGHPFGPNPQRGVFRSTDGGENWEKVLFASDTTGAIDLELNPENPDEIYAAMWRAERKPWTIISGAAKENGLYKSTDGGDTWKKLTEGLPQGLTGKADFAVTPADPDRVYALFEAPDEEEGLYRSDDRGESWTLVSDTSGIMNRPFYFTNVTADTKNPDKVYVGNVRYWVSVDGGKTFERRRVTHADVHDLWVNPDNPDIQIQGNDGGATVTLDGGKTWSTQHNQPTAELYQVHVDDRFPYWLYAGQQDNTTIAVPSLPPAESDLATGALWHDIGGCETGPAVPTPNNPNITYANCKGRFGQYNWETGQEKQFWVGAEYMYGRNPAELSYRFQRVVPIEVSPHDSSVVYNTSQYVHKTENGGQTWKRISPDLTAFKPQYQMPSGGPITRDITGEEHYSTLYSIQESPHDPQVIWVGANDGPVHITRNGGESWTDITPKDLPPNGRVDAIEPSPHAAGTAYIAVHRRFLDDFSPYIYKTEDYGKSWTRLTTGENGIPADFPTRVIREDPDRKGLLYAGTDFGFFISFDDGAHWQQLQYGLPNSPITDIKVHRKDLVLSTMGRGFWILDNLSLLHQADENMISESLHLFRPRDAYRMRYRGSRGVPEYIDAGAMVDFYLEVLPDEPVVLQFINEDGETVRNFVGVTENEDQTDNEEGDNDEINMMAPGTIPDYAGDLKLKEGHNRFIWNLRYPGETVPSEDGETYFGVGAGPMTVPGSYTVKLSVGSQTVEQPLNILIDPRIEEAGVTQSDMVAQMKHNLKVRDAIGKAQRIAAEIDSARSHLQESEDGEVSSAMMEKLNELHAELVTSEEGSYPPPMLIDQLEYMYYMTIRADQRPGSDAYSRYNTLKKELDRIAAEWDSMQPLGTR from the coding sequence ATGCGAAATCTATTATACCTCTTCCTGCTTTCTATTCTTAGTCTTTTAACCTGTCTTACCACTCCGGATTTCAGTCCGGCACAGAGCAGTTCCCTCGGGGATGTTGCTATCGATACGACGCTGTTTCGTGACATGGAGTTCCGTACAGTTGGACCCACGCGTGGAGGTCGCGTGACAGCGGTAGAAGGACACCGTGCTCACCCGCACAAATTCTATATGGGAGCAGCCGGTGGAAGTGGCGTCTGGAAAACGGAGGACTACGGTCAGAGCTGGACTAATATCAGTGACGGCCACGGTTTTGCCAGTACTTCCATTGGCGCTATCGAAGTAGCCGATTCTGATACCAGTATCATCTATGTGGGAACCGGTACTGATGGTATTAGAGCCAATGTCACCACGGGAAAAGGTATGTATAAATCAACAGACGCAGGCGAAAGCTGGACTTATCTCGGCCTCGAAGATGCCGGACAGATTGGAGCTGTTGAAGTGCATCCCGAAAACCCTGATCGTGTATACGTTGCAGCACTTGGCCACCCCTTCGGTCCCAATCCACAGCGTGGTGTTTTTCGATCGACGGATGGAGGTGAAAACTGGGAAAAGGTACTCTTCGCATCCGACACTACCGGGGCAATTGACCTGGAACTGAATCCCGAAAATCCAGATGAAATTTATGCTGCCATGTGGCGCGCCGAGCGTAAACCGTGGACCATCATCAGCGGAGCCGCAAAAGAAAACGGTCTCTACAAGTCGACCGATGGTGGCGATACATGGAAAAAACTTACCGAGGGGCTACCACAAGGCTTAACGGGCAAGGCAGATTTTGCAGTGACCCCGGCAGATCCTGATCGCGTATATGCCTTGTTTGAAGCTCCGGATGAGGAAGAAGGATTGTACCGATCTGACGACCGAGGTGAGAGCTGGACACTGGTCAGTGATACCTCCGGTATCATGAATCGCCCTTTCTACTTTACAAATGTCACGGCCGATACCAAGAACCCCGATAAAGTCTATGTCGGTAATGTGAGGTATTGGGTTTCAGTGGATGGAGGTAAAACCTTCGAACGTAGGCGTGTCACCCATGCAGATGTTCATGATCTGTGGGTAAATCCGGACAATCCGGACATCCAGATCCAGGGCAATGATGGTGGAGCAACAGTAACGCTGGACGGAGGTAAAACCTGGTCAACACAGCATAACCAGCCTACCGCTGAACTCTACCAAGTGCATGTTGACGACCGCTTTCCCTACTGGCTCTATGCAGGCCAACAGGATAATACAACCATCGCCGTACCCAGCCTGCCGCCGGCAGAAAGTGATCTGGCCACCGGCGCCCTTTGGCATGATATAGGAGGATGCGAAACAGGTCCTGCGGTACCTACTCCCAATAATCCGAATATAACCTACGCCAACTGCAAGGGCCGTTTCGGGCAATATAACTGGGAAACCGGACAGGAAAAACAGTTTTGGGTCGGGGCCGAATACATGTACGGACGCAATCCGGCAGAGCTCTCATACCGGTTCCAGCGCGTGGTTCCTATTGAAGTATCGCCGCATGATTCCAGTGTGGTATATAACACCTCACAATATGTGCATAAAACTGAAAACGGAGGACAAACATGGAAACGCATCAGTCCGGACTTAACGGCTTTCAAACCGCAATACCAGATGCCTTCCGGTGGACCTATCACCCGTGATATCACAGGCGAAGAACATTACAGTACCCTCTACTCCATTCAGGAGTCACCGCATGATCCCCAGGTAATCTGGGTAGGTGCCAATGACGGTCCCGTTCACATCACACGAAACGGAGGAGAATCGTGGACCGATATAACGCCTAAAGATCTGCCTCCTAACGGACGCGTGGATGCCATAGAACCCTCCCCACATGCCGCGGGAACAGCCTATATTGCGGTACATCGACGCTTCCTCGATGATTTTTCACCCTATATCTATAAAACCGAAGATTACGGTAAGAGCTGGACACGACTTACAACCGGTGAAAATGGTATACCTGCCGATTTCCCTACCCGTGTGATTCGTGAAGATCCCGACCGCAAAGGTCTGCTCTACGCGGGAACCGATTTCGGTTTTTTCATCTCTTTTGATGACGGAGCACATTGGCAGCAACTGCAATATGGACTGCCCAACTCACCAATCACCGATATCAAGGTTCACCGCAAAGATCTCGTTCTTTCTACCATGGGTCGTGGTTTCTGGATACTGGATAACCTCAGTCTCTTGCATCAGGCTGATGAAAACATGATCAGTGAATCCCTACATCTCTTTAGACCGCGAGATGCCTATCGAATGCGCTATCGCGGTTCGCGAGGGGTACCTGAATATATTGATGCCGGCGCGATGGTCGACTTCTATCTCGAGGTGCTGCCGGATGAGCCGGTGGTTCTTCAATTTATTAATGAAGATGGAGAAACGGTTCGCAATTTTGTCGGGGTTACTGAAAATGAGGATCAAACCGACAATGAAGAGGGCGACAATGATGAAATAAACATGATGGCGCCCGGTACCATACCTGATTATGCCGGAGACTTAAAGCTTAAAGAGGGTCATAATCGTTTTATCTGGAATTTACGCTATCCGGGAGAAACTGTCCCTTCTGAAGACGGCGAGACCTATTTCGGTGTCGGTGCCGGCCCGATGACGGTACCCGGTTCATATACCGTAAAACTTTCGGTGGGTAGTCAAACTGTGGAACAACCCCTTAACATTCTGATTGACCCACGCATAGAGGAGGCAGGTGTTACCCAATCGGATATGGTGGCCCAGATGAAACACAATCTTAAGGTTCGCGATGCCATCGGCAAAGCACAGCGCATAGCGGCTGAGATCGATTCGGCTCGTTCGCATCTGCAAGAATCGGAAGATGGGGAAGTCAGTTCTGCTATGATGGAGAAATTGAATGAGCTGCATGCTGAACTCGTCACTTCCGAAGAAGGCAGTTACCCTCCGCCGATGCTCATTGACCAGCTTGAGTATATGTATTACATGACCATCCGCGCTGACCAGCGTCCGGGCAGTGATGCCTACTCTCGCTATAACACACTCAAAAAAGAACTCGACCGGATCGCGGCCGAATGGGATAGCATGCAACCATTGGGTACGAGATAG
- a CDS encoding DUF3185 family protein produces MNMKKAISAGLLIGGLVLLYFGYDQYQSFQSEVNQFLGGSGSQKGIWMMAGGAAASIAGLAGLLRGGK; encoded by the coding sequence ATGAATATGAAAAAAGCGATTTCTGCAGGGTTGTTAATCGGCGGACTGGTACTTCTTTATTTTGGGTACGATCAATATCAATCCTTCCAATCGGAAGTGAACCAGTTTCTGGGTGGATCGGGCTCACAAAAGGGTATTTGGATGATGGCAGGCGGTGCAGCGGCATCAATAGCAGGGCTGGCCGGTTTGCTGCGTGGAGGTAAATGA
- a CDS encoding SLC13 family permease, translated as MSLEIIFVLFLLVAAFFLFATDYVSFDVAAMILLFSLLVTGILDFEEGLSGISHPATVAIASMFVLSEGLRRTGLLNKAGDYFSERLQENFYVWMVVMMLFISGMSAIMNNTAVVIIFIPILIEVASKIGISASKLLMPVSFAAIMGGICTLIGTSTNLLVASIAEERGAAAFSMFDFTPVGVSLLVVGYLFLLIFGINMIPARRSQDEDELTKNFEMQGYLADVVVEPNSDLVGGVLDEEELTKRLDLDVLRIMKPDRNRSAQRSEIKVEVGDVFRIRANPEELNKLLQKEDFSSRAAKEWFDVDLEHGRDALIEAIVTPESSLEGKSLNEIDFYERFGAVPLAIRHKGELQHDDLGEVKISGGDSLLLSLSSDRISEIEKDSTFVVASKLGVMSQRKDKTFMALSILLGVVLVAAFEILPIAISAGTGVILMILTGCITTEEAYQAVNWKIIMLLAGVIPLGLAMDKTGAASLLAEGLIETLQGFGPRALLGGFYLLTMLMSAVMSTNASAALVAPLAIQIANSIGVNPEPFVISVSYAASLTFLTPFGHHANTLIYGAGQYKFTDFTKVGLPINILFWALATYLIPVIWPF; from the coding sequence ATGTCGCTAGAAATTATTTTTGTTCTTTTTCTTTTAGTGGCGGCTTTTTTTCTATTTGCCACCGATTATGTCTCCTTCGATGTTGCCGCCATGATCTTATTATTCAGCCTTCTGGTAACCGGAATTCTGGATTTTGAAGAGGGGCTCTCCGGAATCAGCCATCCTGCTACAGTCGCCATTGCCTCCATGTTCGTACTGAGTGAGGGATTGCGCCGTACGGGTTTGTTGAACAAGGCCGGTGACTATTTTTCAGAGAGGCTACAAGAGAATTTTTACGTATGGATGGTGGTGATGATGCTGTTTATAAGCGGCATGTCGGCCATAATGAACAATACCGCGGTGGTCATAATATTTATTCCTATCCTTATCGAAGTGGCCTCCAAGATTGGTATAAGTGCCTCAAAGCTGCTGATGCCTGTTTCATTTGCAGCCATCATGGGAGGGATCTGTACGCTCATCGGTACCTCCACAAACCTGCTGGTTGCCTCCATTGCCGAAGAACGGGGAGCGGCGGCATTCTCAATGTTTGACTTTACCCCTGTGGGAGTCAGTTTGCTGGTAGTAGGCTACCTGTTTCTGCTGATATTCGGTATAAATATGATACCTGCACGCCGATCTCAGGATGAGGATGAGTTGACCAAGAATTTTGAAATGCAGGGCTATCTTGCCGATGTGGTAGTGGAACCCAATTCAGATCTGGTTGGCGGAGTACTGGATGAAGAAGAACTCACGAAGCGTCTGGATCTGGATGTTCTCCGAATCATGAAACCAGATCGTAACCGTTCGGCACAACGTTCTGAAATTAAGGTTGAGGTGGGTGATGTATTTCGGATTCGGGCAAACCCCGAGGAGTTGAATAAACTGTTGCAGAAAGAAGACTTTTCTTCCCGTGCCGCAAAAGAATGGTTCGATGTGGACCTGGAGCATGGTCGTGACGCATTGATAGAGGCTATTGTTACCCCGGAATCAAGTCTGGAGGGCAAAAGTCTAAATGAAATTGATTTCTATGAACGGTTTGGGGCAGTACCGCTCGCAATAAGGCACAAAGGTGAGCTTCAGCACGATGATCTGGGAGAAGTGAAAATCTCAGGAGGTGACAGCCTGCTTCTCAGCCTGAGTTCCGATCGCATTTCGGAAATTGAAAAAGACTCTACCTTTGTTGTTGCCTCCAAATTGGGTGTGATGTCTCAGCGTAAAGACAAAACATTCATGGCACTCAGTATACTCTTGGGTGTAGTGCTGGTAGCGGCCTTTGAAATATTACCTATAGCAATCAGTGCAGGTACCGGTGTGATACTCATGATTTTGACAGGCTGTATCACCACCGAAGAGGCCTACCAGGCAGTAAACTGGAAAATCATTATGTTACTGGCCGGAGTTATTCCGTTAGGGCTTGCTATGGATAAGACCGGAGCGGCGTCTCTTCTGGCGGAGGGACTGATAGAAACACTTCAAGGTTTTGGCCCGCGCGCCCTGCTTGGGGGATTTTACCTTTTGACGATGCTCATGTCAGCGGTCATGTCAACCAATGCTTCGGCTGCTTTGGTAGCACCGCTGGCCATACAGATTGCCAACTCCATAGGGGTAAATCCTGAGCCGTTCGTGATCAGCGTATCCTATGCAGCGTCGCTTACTTTTCTCACTCCATTCGGACATCACGCGAATACCCTGATATATGGTGCCGGACAGTATAAGTTTACTGACTTTACCAAGGTAGGATTGCCGATTAATATTCTCTTTTGGGCTCTAGCTACTTACCTGATACCGGTTATTTGGCCATTTTAG
- a CDS encoding sodium:solute symporter produces MPDFNLALIDMVIVVAYIVGVLILGFWIGKRHKGAEDYFLAGRSLTWPLIGFSLFASNISSNTLIGLTGSGYADGAGFSVFSYEWMAIVVLIIFAVFFLPFYLRNRIFTIPEYLERRYDYNARAYASFIAIVLNVFVDISATLYAGGIVIQLIFPGIPLWMVITGLAVIAGIYTITGGLSAVVITDAIQAVILIIGSIIITWFAWEQSGGLSEVMAVTDPSHFDIIKPASDEELPWPGLITGVFLLGFYFWGTNQYITQRALASKTTQEGQWGAMFAGFLKLLILFIMIMPGAFARVLYPEITEVDTVYPTMMFDLLPIGILGLVLAGLIAAMMSSIDSGLNSVSTLITMDFYQKLHPDKNQAELMGIGRWITATVMIIAVLWAPQIQHFEKLWDYLQYVLSWFSPPIIALFVVGLFWKRANERGALWCAIVGALLTLFAIIFNTSEQLIDFLYMTGIHFGVCVLAHVIGSYTAPPPSNEVVENTVWQISGFKKETQELKELAWYKNYRYQGAGLVLIVITIILYFNVWI; encoded by the coding sequence ATGCCTGATTTCAATCTAGCGTTAATCGACATGGTTATTGTCGTTGCCTATATCGTAGGGGTTTTGATCCTTGGCTTCTGGATAGGTAAACGTCACAAAGGAGCCGAAGACTATTTTCTTGCCGGCCGAAGCCTCACCTGGCCGTTGATCGGTTTTTCTCTTTTTGCTTCGAACATCTCAAGCAATACATTAATCGGTCTCACAGGTTCCGGTTACGCTGATGGAGCCGGCTTTTCGGTATTCAGCTACGAGTGGATGGCCATTGTTGTCCTTATCATCTTTGCGGTTTTCTTTCTTCCCTTCTACCTGCGTAATCGGATATTCACTATCCCCGAGTATCTGGAAAGGCGCTATGATTACAATGCAAGGGCCTATGCATCCTTCATAGCCATCGTCCTGAATGTATTTGTAGATATCTCCGCCACCCTATATGCCGGTGGAATTGTTATTCAATTGATATTCCCCGGAATACCCCTATGGATGGTCATAACCGGTCTCGCTGTCATCGCAGGTATCTATACCATTACAGGGGGTCTTTCAGCAGTTGTTATAACTGATGCCATTCAGGCCGTCATACTGATTATAGGATCTATAATTATTACCTGGTTTGCCTGGGAACAATCCGGCGGGCTCTCGGAAGTCATGGCAGTAACCGACCCTTCTCACTTCGATATTATAAAACCTGCCTCGGATGAAGAGCTGCCTTGGCCCGGACTCATTACCGGAGTCTTTTTGCTCGGCTTCTACTTCTGGGGTACAAATCAGTATATCACCCAGCGTGCCCTTGCCTCCAAAACAACCCAGGAAGGACAGTGGGGAGCCATGTTTGCCGGTTTTCTGAAACTGCTCATTCTCTTTATTATGATTATGCCGGGTGCTTTTGCACGCGTACTCTATCCCGAAATTACTGAAGTGGATACGGTTTATCCCACTATGATGTTCGACTTGCTGCCTATTGGTATCCTTGGGTTGGTACTGGCAGGATTAATTGCCGCGATGATGTCGAGTATCGACTCGGGTCTTAACTCGGTATCCACTCTCATCACAATGGACTTCTACCAGAAGCTTCATCCTGACAAAAACCAGGCTGAATTAATGGGCATCGGCCGCTGGATTACAGCCACGGTAATGATCATTGCCGTTTTGTGGGCTCCGCAGATACAACACTTTGAAAAGCTCTGGGATTACCTACAGTACGTTCTCTCCTGGTTCAGTCCACCTATAATAGCGCTCTTTGTAGTCGGTCTCTTCTGGAAACGGGCCAATGAAAGAGGTGCACTTTGGTGTGCTATTGTAGGTGCTTTATTGACGCTTTTTGCTATTATTTTCAATACGAGCGAGCAGTTGATTGACTTTCTCTATATGACCGGAATTCACTTTGGAGTCTGCGTGCTGGCGCATGTCATCGGAAGCTATACCGCCCCTCCTCCTTCAAACGAAGTAGTAGAAAATACGGTATGGCAGATTTCCGGGTTTAAAAAAGAGACCCAGGAATTGAAAGAACTTGCCTGGTATAAGAATTACCGTTATCAGGGAGCCGGCCTCGTTCTTATCGTAATCACTATCATACTGTACTTTAATGTATGGATTTAG
- a CDS encoding GntP family permease: MQGYLLSGLLVISVLFIVISTARWKLHPFLALLLAAFGVGLFAGLPGSETVAAITDGFGGTLGSIGIVIAAGTIIGAMLEKSGSTRVIADLVIRGIGKARSALAMSITGAIVSIPVFCDSGFVILSPLNRSLADETKQSLATFAVALSMGLYTTHVFIPPTPGPIAAAGTLEADIGSVILLGICVTIPVILVTYLFANYAGKRIYIDPSETTTAIKEGAGQGEGSVGDEERYMESIKKPSALTALLPILVPMLLIAIGSVASLPSEPFGEGWYVEAINFLGDPNTALIIGVFLAFRTIVPSHRGPKVYGEWVGEGLKSAGTIILITGAGGAFGSVLRATEIGSFLGQILAEWNIGIFLPFLIAAALKTAQGSSTVAIITTASIMLPLLPDAGLAEGLGPVLVTLAIGAGAMTVSHANDSYFWVVSQFSGMDVSQAYRLQTAGSAVAGVTGMITVFILSLFLV, from the coding sequence ATGCAGGGATATCTGCTGTCGGGACTGCTGGTAATATCCGTTCTATTTATTGTGATCAGTACGGCCCGATGGAAATTGCATCCCTTCCTTGCTCTTCTTCTGGCAGCTTTTGGTGTCGGACTATTTGCAGGTTTACCTGGCTCCGAGACTGTTGCGGCTATAACCGATGGCTTTGGTGGGACCTTGGGATCCATTGGTATTGTGATTGCTGCAGGTACCATTATAGGGGCCATGCTGGAGAAGAGCGGCAGTACGCGCGTGATAGCCGATTTGGTCATACGTGGCATTGGTAAAGCACGATCGGCTTTGGCAATGAGTATCACCGGGGCCATTGTTTCCATACCGGTATTTTGCGATTCGGGATTTGTGATTCTTTCTCCACTCAATCGATCCCTGGCTGATGAGACAAAACAGTCACTGGCAACTTTTGCCGTTGCCCTTAGTATGGGTTTGTATACTACTCATGTCTTTATACCTCCTACTCCCGGTCCGATCGCAGCGGCCGGCACCCTTGAGGCGGATATCGGATCTGTGATACTGCTTGGTATCTGCGTCACTATTCCGGTTATACTGGTGACCTACCTTTTTGCGAACTATGCGGGCAAGCGTATCTATATAGATCCTTCGGAAACGACGACAGCTATAAAGGAAGGTGCAGGGCAAGGTGAAGGTTCTGTGGGGGATGAAGAACGGTATATGGAATCGATTAAAAAACCTTCTGCTTTGACAGCTTTACTGCCAATCCTTGTTCCCATGCTATTGATTGCTATTGGATCGGTTGCTTCTTTACCATCAGAACCTTTTGGTGAAGGCTGGTATGTGGAAGCCATTAACTTTTTGGGTGATCCTAATACCGCTTTGATTATCGGCGTATTCCTGGCTTTTCGCACCATTGTACCTTCACACCGAGGTCCGAAGGTTTACGGAGAATGGGTGGGTGAGGGCCTGAAAAGTGCGGGAACTATCATTTTGATTACGGGCGCGGGAGGAGCTTTTGGAAGTGTGCTTCGTGCCACAGAAATAGGCAGTTTTCTGGGACAGATTCTTGCGGAATGGAATATCGGAATTTTCCTGCCGTTTTTGATTGCGGCAGCTCTAAAGACGGCACAGGGTTCTTCTACTGTAGCCATCATCACTACGGCATCAATCATGCTGCCCTTGCTACCTGATGCCGGTCTCGCAGAAGGATTAGGTCCGGTGTTGGTTACCCTTGCCATCGGGGCGGGTGCGATGACGGTTTCCCATGCTAATGATAGTTATTTCTGGGTCGTAAGCCAGTTTTCCGGAATGGATGTTTCACAGGCCTATCGTTTGCAGACAGCCGGATCGGCAGTAGCAGGGGTGACGGGAATGATCACGGTTTTTATACTGAGCCTGTTTTTAGTGTGA
- the treF gene encoding alpha,alpha-trehalase TreF, whose protein sequence is MKTINPEIVDRFIQLSGPLFEDVQQSGIFKDSKTFVDCIPKTNPEEIRSAYNEQRSKPHFNLKAFVYEYFRMPDEDETEVFKSGETMDKHIEKLWDYLSRRPDEEVSDFSTLIPLPHPYIVPGGRFREIYYWDTYFTAEGLAAAGRLDTVKNLTRNFAYLIEKVGHVPNGNRYYYVSRSQPPFFVMLVDLIARMEGEEAIEEFIPALKQEYDFWMEGSSDLSEGETHGRVVKKEGCILNRYWDDRPLPREESWREDFELATDLDPKQSEVRYRHLRAGAESGWDFTSRWFRDEESLKTIRTTEILPVDLNALLWYLEHRLGQWTKEQRYVEASLQRKTAFDDLFWDQEKEFYFDFDLEQGSRTEVWSMAGAYPIYTGLASDEQADFIAHALEDKFLKEGGLVTSLHSTGQQWDHPNGWAPLQWIAVQGLMNYGHNPLAKTIAKRWLKLNESVFNRTGKMMEKYNVCDLSLEAGGGEYPLQDGFGWTNGVAVALKSLFDL, encoded by the coding sequence ATGAAAACAATCAACCCGGAGATAGTTGATAGGTTTATTCAACTCAGCGGTCCCCTATTCGAAGATGTTCAGCAGTCAGGAATCTTCAAGGATTCCAAGACTTTTGTTGACTGCATTCCCAAAACCAATCCTGAAGAGATCCGAAGTGCCTATAACGAACAACGATCAAAACCGCATTTCAACCTAAAAGCCTTTGTCTACGAGTACTTCCGGATGCCGGATGAGGATGAGACGGAAGTATTTAAATCCGGTGAAACGATGGATAAACATATCGAGAAGTTGTGGGATTACCTCAGCCGCCGGCCCGATGAAGAGGTCTCCGATTTCAGCACCTTGATTCCCCTTCCCCATCCCTATATTGTACCGGGTGGTCGCTTCCGGGAAATCTACTACTGGGATACCTACTTTACGGCAGAAGGTCTGGCGGCAGCCGGCCGTTTGGATACAGTCAAAAACCTGACGAGAAATTTTGCCTACCTAATTGAGAAAGTTGGTCACGTACCAAATGGAAACCGTTATTATTATGTCAGTCGCTCTCAGCCTCCCTTTTTTGTGATGCTTGTTGACCTGATTGCACGAATGGAAGGAGAAGAAGCGATTGAAGAATTTATACCCGCTTTAAAACAGGAGTACGACTTCTGGATGGAAGGTAGCAGTGACCTTTCAGAAGGTGAAACACACGGAAGAGTGGTCAAGAAAGAAGGCTGTATTTTAAATCGCTATTGGGATGATCGGCCCCTCCCTCGTGAAGAATCCTGGCGAGAGGATTTTGAGTTGGCTACCGATCTTGATCCCAAACAATCTGAAGTGCGTTACCGACACCTTCGGGCGGGCGCCGAATCGGGTTGGGACTTCACCAGCCGCTGGTTCAGGGATGAAGAGTCGTTGAAAACCATACGAACAACTGAGATTTTACCCGTAGATTTGAACGCCCTGCTCTGGTATTTGGAACACCGGTTGGGACAGTGGACAAAAGAGCAGCGTTATGTAGAAGCCTCACTTCAACGCAAAACTGCTTTTGACGATCTTTTCTGGGATCAGGAAAAGGAATTTTACTTTGATTTCGATTTGGAACAGGGATCACGAACCGAAGTTTGGTCAATGGCAGGTGCTTACCCGATCTATACCGGATTGGCCAGTGACGAACAGGCAGATTTTATTGCCCATGCTTTGGAGGACAAATTTCTAAAAGAAGGCGGGCTTGTAACTTCACTACACAGCACGGGACAGCAGTGGGATCACCCCAACGGTTGGGCTCCGCTGCAGTGGATTGCTGTTCAGGGTTTGATGAATTACGGTCATAATCCACTTGCAAAGACAATCGCTAAGCGTTGGCTAAAGCTAAATGAGTCGGTCTTCAACCGAACCGGCAAGATGATGGAAAAGTATAACGTATGTGATCTATCGCTGGAAGCCGGAGGCGGGGAATACCCCCTACAGGATGGCTTCGGATGGACCAATGGTGTGGCAGTTGCCCTCAAATCGCTTTTTGATCTATAA
- a CDS encoding MFS transporter, translating into MKHWKIKLSLFLNYFVFAILLNSVGTVILQVINEYQIDPSSASVLEGYKDLSIAIASFLIASYIPKFGYKKSMLAGLAFVTVAAIVMRLTGGFLMTKILFATVGVSFALIKVSVYSTVGLITDDSNEHSSFMNMLEGIFMIGVLLGYWLFGGFIDWANHTPGATWLDTYWVLAAISAAAFVLLVFTELDESEVQADNQDIKKSFLEMIGLVRLPLVLIFIAGVFLYVYIEQGIGTWMPTFNNKILQLPDAMSVQVTSIFAATTAIGRLASGAVMKKVNWFWVLISCIASAMLLVVLVLPLAGGIEEGSVQGWLSAPFAAYIFPLIGLFLAPIYPTLSSTVLSKLPKTKQSGMTGLIVIFSALGGTTGSIFTGFMFDHLDGITAFYLTLIPMGIMLLILFPYRKLRKDFKFESLTD; encoded by the coding sequence ATGAAACACTGGAAAATTAAGCTCTCGCTGTTCTTAAATTACTTCGTGTTTGCCATTCTCCTGAACAGCGTGGGGACCGTCATCCTGCAGGTGATCAATGAGTACCAGATCGATCCCAGTTCTGCCAGTGTACTCGAAGGTTATAAGGATCTCTCCATTGCCATTGCATCCTTCCTCATCGCCTCCTACATACCGAAGTTCGGCTACAAAAAATCTATGCTGGCCGGACTGGCATTTGTCACGGTCGCAGCTATTGTGATGCGCCTCACCGGAGGTTTCCTGATGACTAAAATACTCTTTGCAACTGTAGGAGTGAGCTTTGCACTCATAAAAGTATCGGTCTACTCCACGGTGGGATTAATTACCGACGACTCCAACGAACACAGCAGTTTTATGAATATGCTGGAGGGTATATTTATGATAGGGGTACTTTTAGGCTACTGGCTCTTTGGAGGATTTATTGATTGGGCGAATCATACTCCCGGAGCCACCTGGCTTGATACCTATTGGGTACTGGCCGCTATCTCAGCTGCCGCATTCGTTCTGCTGGTTTTCACTGAACTCGATGAAAGCGAAGTGCAGGCCGATAACCAGGATATCAAGAAAAGTTTCCTCGAAATGATCGGACTGGTACGCCTTCCTCTGGTGCTCATATTTATTGCCGGGGTATTTCTATATGTTTATATCGAGCAGGGAATCGGAACCTGGATGCCCACCTTTAACAATAAGATCTTGCAATTGCCTGATGCCATGAGTGTACAGGTGACCAGCATCTTTGCTGCAACTACAGCCATCGGACGTCTGGCTAGTGGAGCAGTTATGAAGAAAGTTAACTGGTTTTGGGTTCTCATTTCGTGTATTGCCAGTGCCATGTTACTGGTAGTCCTGGTTCTGCCGCTAGCCGGTGGCATAGAAGAGGGTTCCGTACAGGGTTGGTTGAGCGCTCCTTTTGCAGCCTATATATTCCCATTGATTGGTCTATTTCTTGCGCCTATTTATCCCACGCTCAGCTCTACTGTGCTCAGCAAGCTCCCAAAAACAAAGCAGAGCGGCATGACCGGTCTCATTGTCATTTTCTCTGCCCTTGGCGGTACCACCGGTTCTATTTTTACCGGATTTATGTTTGATCATCTTGATGGAATTACAGCATTTTATCTCACACTGATACCCATGGGAATCATGCTGCTGATACTTTTCCCCTATCGTAAACTGCGAAAAGATTTCAAATTTGAGAGCTTAACGGATTAG